A single region of the Rathayibacter rathayi genome encodes:
- a CDS encoding serine hydrolase domain-containing protein has product MTLPNSRPTALSPQLLDGLARWFDGAAPVAPSLSWALFDRSGVLVQHGIGEHRRDGAAPNSGTVHRIASMSKSFEAAAVLILRDRGLLDLDDRLGAHVPEFADPVDASGRTMPVTIRMLLSNCSGLPEDNGWADHVMAMPRGEFLELIGRGLRFTERPGEVYQYSNIGFWLLGVVVENVTGEDFVAFATRTILEPLGLGQTRYDSSYPDGTDLAQGFSSFDDGATWTVRPVTGAGVGACAASMFSTVGDIARWSAWLSSAFDGDDGPAEDDAVLSRASRREMQRGLTPVPALSPRAADGTLDGSAYGFGLVIEHDVRFGSIAHHSGGLPGWSSNMRWHLESGLGAVIFATANGAKLAAAATGLLRAALEETAPPARTITLHPSTLAAAAAVEAAIIDSGDISRAQAPGSGVLFSPNLLSDVPAEVRARRLAAAIAEIGGLADNPTARPLRERLLWSASAAQLAFSLPGCDGELECRLETTPTIPALLQRLEIVVRASQAAQAPVVRSYRPRLD; this is encoded by the coding sequence ATGACGCTCCCGAATTCCCGGCCGACGGCTCTCTCCCCGCAGCTGCTCGACGGCCTGGCGCGGTGGTTCGACGGCGCAGCACCCGTGGCGCCCTCCCTCAGCTGGGCGCTGTTCGACCGCAGCGGAGTCCTCGTGCAGCATGGGATCGGCGAGCACCGGCGCGACGGTGCCGCCCCGAACTCCGGGACCGTGCACCGGATCGCCTCGATGTCGAAGAGCTTCGAGGCGGCGGCGGTGCTGATCCTGCGCGATCGGGGGCTGCTCGACCTCGACGACCGGCTCGGCGCTCACGTACCGGAATTCGCCGACCCGGTCGATGCTTCGGGCCGGACGATGCCCGTGACGATCCGGATGCTGCTCAGCAACTGCTCGGGTCTCCCGGAGGACAACGGCTGGGCCGATCACGTCATGGCGATGCCCCGCGGGGAATTCCTCGAGCTCATCGGCCGTGGACTGCGCTTCACGGAGCGGCCGGGCGAGGTGTACCAGTATTCGAACATCGGCTTCTGGCTGCTCGGCGTCGTCGTCGAGAACGTCACGGGAGAGGACTTCGTCGCGTTCGCGACGCGGACGATCCTCGAGCCCCTCGGGCTCGGGCAGACCCGCTACGACTCGTCCTACCCGGACGGGACAGATCTCGCGCAGGGGTTCAGTAGCTTCGACGACGGCGCGACCTGGACGGTGCGCCCCGTCACCGGCGCCGGAGTAGGTGCCTGCGCGGCGAGCATGTTCAGCACGGTCGGCGACATCGCCCGATGGAGCGCCTGGCTGTCCTCGGCGTTCGACGGCGACGACGGGCCCGCGGAGGACGACGCGGTGCTCAGCCGCGCCTCCCGCCGCGAGATGCAGCGCGGGCTGACCCCGGTGCCCGCACTCAGCCCCCGCGCCGCGGACGGCACCCTCGACGGCTCGGCCTACGGCTTCGGGCTTGTGATCGAGCACGACGTCCGCTTCGGCAGCATCGCCCACCACTCCGGCGGCCTGCCGGGGTGGTCCTCGAACATGCGCTGGCACCTCGAGTCGGGCCTCGGCGCGGTGATCTTCGCCACCGCGAACGGCGCGAAGCTCGCCGCCGCCGCGACCGGCCTGCTCCGGGCGGCCCTGGAGGAGACGGCCCCGCCGGCCCGGACGATCACCCTGCACCCGTCGACCCTCGCCGCGGCCGCTGCCGTCGAAGCCGCGATCATCGACTCCGGAGACATCTCCCGGGCCCAGGCACCGGGCAGCGGTGTCCTGTTCAGCCCGAACCTACTGAGCGACGTCCCGGCCGAGGTGCGCGCGCGTCGCCTCGCCGCAGCGATCGCCGAGATCGGCGGGCTCGCAGACAACCCGACCGCGCGGCCCCTGCGCGAGCGGTTGCTGTGGAGTGCCTCCGCGGCGCAGCTCGCCTTCAGCCTGCCGGGGTGCGACGGGGAACTCGAGTGCAGGCTTGAGACGACGCCGACGATTCCCGCTCTGCTCCAACGCCTGGAGATCGTTGTGCGCGCGAGTCAGGCAGCGCAGGCCCCAGTGGTGCGCTCCTACCGCCCGCGGCTCGACTGA
- a CDS encoding LLM class flavin-dependent oxidoreductase, producing MRHGIVILPQDPWAQARRKWQSAEGLGFDHAWTYDHLSWRSLADEPWGASIPTLTAAALVTETLRLGTFVASPNFRHPVPFAKEIATLDDISGGRTILGVGSGGTGFDAHVLGQPEYSPRQRHERFEEFVTTLDTLLRFEEPDSGGIRVEGKCFSARSARMVGEPAQRPRVPFVLAANGPKGLALVAARGQGWVTTGPGGVSSEEWWWAVAGLGRRLDQALESIGRDPRTLERHLSLDSGGDYSLQSVARFEDMAGRAEELGFTDVISHWPRREGVYAGDDDVLYEVASRF from the coding sequence ATGCGACACGGCATCGTCATCCTCCCGCAGGACCCCTGGGCCCAGGCCCGCCGGAAGTGGCAGTCGGCCGAGGGGCTGGGCTTCGACCACGCCTGGACCTACGACCACCTCTCCTGGCGCTCACTTGCCGACGAACCGTGGGGCGCGAGCATCCCCACCCTCACCGCCGCCGCACTGGTGACCGAGACGCTGCGCCTGGGCACCTTCGTCGCCTCGCCGAACTTCCGGCACCCGGTACCGTTTGCCAAGGAGATCGCCACCCTCGACGACATCTCGGGCGGACGCACGATCCTCGGGGTCGGCTCGGGTGGCACCGGCTTCGACGCGCATGTGCTCGGGCAGCCGGAGTACTCGCCGCGGCAGCGGCACGAGCGCTTCGAGGAATTCGTAACGACCCTCGACACGCTCCTGCGCTTCGAGGAGCCGGACTCGGGAGGCATTCGTGTGGAAGGGAAGTGCTTCAGCGCCCGCTCGGCGCGGATGGTCGGTGAGCCCGCCCAGCGCCCGCGAGTTCCGTTCGTCCTGGCCGCCAACGGCCCGAAGGGGCTCGCCCTCGTCGCCGCGCGTGGGCAGGGCTGGGTCACGACCGGACCCGGCGGAGTGTCGAGCGAGGAGTGGTGGTGGGCCGTCGCGGGACTTGGCCGCCGGCTCGACCAAGCACTCGAGAGCATCGGACGCGATCCGCGCACGCTCGAGCGCCACCTCTCGCTCGACTCCGGAGGCGACTACTCCCTCCAGAGCGTTGCCCGCTTCGAGGACATGGCAGGCAGAGCCGAAGAGCTCGGTTTCACCGACGTGATCTCGCACTGGCCGCGACGAGAGGGCGTCTACGCGGGCGACGACGACGTCCTCTACGAGGTCGCCTCACGCTTCTGA
- a CDS encoding SGNH/GDSL hydrolase family protein: protein MTTVRYVAIGDSFTEGVGDERPDGAPRGWADLTAEGWAAAIGERIEYANLAIRGRLIAPILAEQLEPALALRPTHLSFNGGGNDMLRPRADIEQIADAYLRVLERCDEEGVTLIALSGPDPSPRLPLGSLIRRRGDALTDAVRRRTVHRSDVVVADTWHDPAFADPALWAEDRLHLGHRGHRRVADRVLRSLGVTPLTPPAVAPGPPAAASARRGTVQYYRRHVAPWVRRRLTGTSSGDGRAAKYGTFVPIDPA, encoded by the coding sequence ATGACGACCGTCCGCTACGTCGCGATCGGCGATTCCTTCACCGAGGGCGTCGGCGACGAGCGTCCGGACGGCGCCCCGCGCGGCTGGGCGGACCTCACGGCCGAGGGCTGGGCTGCCGCGATCGGTGAGCGGATCGAGTACGCCAACCTCGCGATCCGCGGTCGCCTGATCGCCCCGATCCTCGCTGAGCAGCTTGAGCCCGCGCTCGCTCTGCGCCCGACCCACCTCTCCTTCAACGGCGGCGGCAACGACATGCTGCGTCCGCGCGCCGACATCGAGCAGATTGCCGACGCCTACCTCCGCGTCCTCGAGCGCTGCGACGAGGAGGGAGTCACCCTGATCGCCCTCTCCGGCCCCGATCCGTCGCCGCGGCTCCCCCTCGGCTCCCTCATCCGGCGCCGCGGCGACGCGCTGACCGATGCGGTGCGGCGTCGGACAGTCCACCGGAGCGACGTCGTCGTCGCCGACACCTGGCACGATCCCGCGTTCGCCGATCCGGCGCTGTGGGCGGAGGACCGCCTGCACCTCGGCCACCGCGGGCACCGTCGGGTCGCCGACCGGGTTCTCCGCTCGCTCGGCGTCACACCGCTCACGCCGCCCGCTGTCGCTCCGGGCCCGCCCGCTGCCGCTTCTGCGCGCCGCGGCACGGTGCAGTACTACCGCCGTCACGTCGCACCCTGGGTGCGGCGGAGACTCACCGGAACCTCCTCCGGCGACGGTCGCGCAGCGAAGTACGGCACCTTCGTCCCCATCGACCCCGCCTGA
- a CDS encoding type II toxin-antitoxin system PemK/MazF family toxin: MPSSRSVMSLLLRLLGRASAPRPDAGPRPQRPYLSTTAPTPGASGVGRTVEVDPRRLRGVRLGYAPTPDGDPDPGEVVWTWVPYEEDDGRGKDRPVLVLAVEKSGTVLAVRLSSKEHTDYLAVGTGGWDADGRPSWVDPERVFRVHPAGMRREGAALERARYEAVARVLSARYGWH; encoded by the coding sequence GTGCCCTCCTCGCGCTCGGTCATGTCCCTGCTCCTCCGGCTCCTCGGTCGCGCGAGCGCTCCACGACCGGACGCCGGCCCGCGGCCGCAGCGCCCGTATCTGAGCACGACGGCGCCGACGCCCGGAGCGAGCGGAGTCGGCCGCACCGTGGAGGTCGATCCGCGGCGCCTGCGCGGCGTCCGCCTGGGCTACGCGCCCACGCCGGACGGCGACCCGGATCCCGGCGAGGTCGTGTGGACCTGGGTGCCCTATGAGGAGGACGATGGGCGCGGCAAGGACCGCCCGGTGCTCGTGCTCGCGGTCGAAAAATCGGGAACGGTGCTGGCCGTGCGGTTGAGTTCGAAGGAGCACACCGACTACCTGGCGGTCGGGACCGGTGGCTGGGATGCGGACGGGCGGCCCAGCTGGGTCGATCCTGAGCGCGTGTTCCGGGTGCACCCGGCGGGGATGCGCCGCGAGGGCGCCGCGCTGGAGCGAGCGCGGTACGAGGCCGTCGCCCGTGTGCTCTCGGCGCGGTACGGGTGGCACTGA
- a CDS encoding ammonium transporter → MDQGNTAFLLIAAALVLLMTPGLAFFYGGLVRAKSVISMMMLSFGAMGLIGVLWVLYGYAIAFGNGPAGAAGTDTFVGIDGVLGIDTAQIGLQGVYNDALGEQTSAYPTLAFAAFQATFAIITVALISGAIADRAKFGAWMVFAGVWATVVYFPVASWVFNFTLGDDASVVDGGWIAYNVGAIDFAGGTAVHINAGAAALALALVLGKRVNFTKGAHQPHNPPFVLLGAGLLWFGWFGFNAGSELAADGIAAIAFLNTIAAPAAAILGWLVVEKIKDGKPTSIGAASGAVAGLVAITPACASLSPFWAIVLGVITGAVCALAIDLKYRLGYDDSLDVVGVHLVGGLIGTLYIGFFGTGVGLFLTGDASQLGKQALAAFTVLVYSFVMTLLIGWIIQKTMGFRVKNEDEIAGIDTAIHGEAGYVLAD, encoded by the coding sequence ATGGATCAAGGCAACACCGCGTTCCTGCTCATCGCAGCCGCGCTGGTCCTGCTCATGACCCCCGGGCTCGCCTTCTTCTACGGCGGCCTGGTGCGTGCAAAGAGCGTCATTAGCATGATGATGCTCAGCTTCGGAGCCATGGGACTCATCGGAGTCCTCTGGGTCCTGTACGGCTACGCGATCGCCTTCGGCAACGGCCCGGCGGGCGCCGCCGGCACCGACACCTTCGTCGGTATCGACGGCGTTCTCGGAATCGACACCGCTCAGATCGGCCTGCAGGGCGTCTACAACGACGCGCTGGGCGAGCAGACGTCGGCCTACCCGACGCTGGCGTTCGCCGCGTTCCAGGCGACCTTCGCCATCATCACCGTCGCGCTGATTTCGGGCGCTATCGCCGACCGCGCGAAGTTCGGCGCCTGGATGGTCTTCGCCGGCGTGTGGGCCACGGTCGTCTACTTCCCGGTCGCCTCGTGGGTCTTCAACTTCACGCTCGGCGACGACGCGAGCGTCGTGGACGGCGGCTGGATCGCCTACAACGTCGGCGCGATCGACTTCGCCGGTGGCACCGCGGTGCACATCAACGCCGGTGCGGCGGCCCTCGCCCTCGCCCTGGTGCTGGGCAAGCGGGTCAACTTCACCAAGGGTGCGCACCAGCCGCACAACCCGCCGTTCGTGCTCCTGGGCGCCGGACTACTCTGGTTCGGTTGGTTCGGCTTCAACGCCGGCTCCGAACTCGCGGCCGACGGCATCGCGGCCATCGCGTTCCTGAACACCATCGCCGCGCCGGCCGCCGCGATCCTCGGCTGGCTCGTCGTCGAGAAGATCAAGGACGGCAAGCCCACCTCCATCGGTGCCGCCTCGGGTGCGGTCGCGGGTCTGGTCGCGATCACCCCGGCCTGCGCGAGCCTGTCGCCGTTCTGGGCGATCGTCCTCGGCGTCATCACCGGTGCGGTCTGCGCTCTGGCGATTGATCTCAAGTACCGGCTCGGCTATGACGACTCGCTCGACGTGGTCGGCGTGCACCTGGTGGGCGGTCTGATCGGAACGCTGTACATCGGCTTCTTCGGCACGGGCGTGGGCCTGTTCCTCACTGGGGATGCGAGCCAGCTCGGCAAGCAGGCCCTTGCGGCCTTCACCGTCCTGGTCTACTCGTTCGTGATGACGCTCCTCATCGGCTGGATCATTCAGAAGACGATGGGCTTCCGCGTGAAGAACGAGGACGAGATCGCGGGCATCGACACGGCCATCCACGGCGAGGCAGGCTACGTCCTGGCGGATTGA
- the zapE gene encoding cell division protein ZapE translates to MSPDDVQPTSSLTARSPHISGHEIASTLVPPRQFEGATFESYRPDPEYPSQAGAVEALRAFAAGGGLKGGGGGFLGFGRKKAPALKPGVYLDGGFGVGKTHLLAAIWHAVPGRTYFGTFIEYTALVGALGYAATVSLLKGSALLCIDEFELDDPGDTMLMTRLLGELVASGTRIAATSNTPPNALGEGRFAAADFLREIQSMAAHFETMRIDGTDYRRRDLEGHAVVRTDNEIDALVAAVPAGSVITDDSFADAVRHLGTVHPSRYIKVIDGVDTIVLRDVTALTDQTDALRLVAFIDRVYDAQIPVLAAGTPLDEVFGGDMLSGGYRKKYLRSMSRLIALTSMASRS, encoded by the coding sequence GTGAGCCCCGATGACGTCCAACCGACGAGCAGTCTGACCGCGCGCTCGCCCCACATCAGCGGGCACGAGATCGCCTCGACCCTGGTACCCCCACGCCAGTTCGAGGGCGCCACCTTCGAGAGCTACCGCCCAGACCCCGAGTATCCCTCGCAAGCCGGAGCGGTCGAAGCGCTGCGCGCGTTCGCGGCGGGCGGCGGATTGAAGGGCGGCGGAGGCGGCTTCCTCGGCTTCGGAAGGAAGAAGGCGCCGGCGCTCAAGCCGGGTGTTTACCTCGACGGCGGCTTCGGCGTCGGCAAGACCCACCTGCTCGCGGCGATCTGGCACGCGGTGCCGGGCCGGACTTACTTCGGCACCTTCATCGAGTACACCGCGCTCGTCGGCGCCCTCGGCTACGCGGCGACCGTCTCGCTCCTGAAGGGCTCTGCGCTGCTCTGCATCGACGAGTTCGAGCTGGACGACCCGGGTGACACGATGCTGATGACGCGCCTGCTCGGCGAGCTCGTCGCCTCCGGGACGCGCATCGCGGCGACCTCGAACACCCCGCCGAACGCCCTGGGCGAGGGGCGCTTCGCCGCCGCCGACTTCCTCCGCGAGATCCAGTCGATGGCCGCACACTTCGAGACGATGCGGATCGACGGCACCGACTACCGCCGCCGCGACCTCGAGGGCCATGCCGTGGTGCGCACCGATAACGAGATCGACGCGCTCGTCGCGGCCGTCCCGGCCGGTTCCGTCATCACCGACGATTCGTTCGCCGACGCGGTGCGCCACCTGGGGACGGTGCACCCCTCGCGCTACATCAAGGTAATCGACGGCGTCGACACGATCGTGCTCCGCGACGTCACGGCCCTCACTGACCAGACCGACGCGTTGCGCCTGGTGGCGTTCATCGACCGGGTCTACGACGCGCAGATCCCGGTGCTCGCGGCCGGAACACCGCTGGACGAGGTCTTCGGCGGCGACATGCTCAGCGGCGGGTACCGCAAAAAGTACCTGCGCTCGATGTCGCGACTGATCGCGCTGACCTCGATGGCGTCCCGCTCCTAG